The following proteins are co-located in the uncultured Draconibacterium sp. genome:
- a CDS encoding MBL fold metallo-hydrolase: MIRIEKFVVNPLGENSLVISDETGECIFIDPGFFYDEEKDEIRSYIADNKLTPVKITNTHCHFDHIMGVEFIRDEYGIPLHAHADDAFWIEAAQEQANRFGFEVEPVRPIDAFLSENDTIKFGNTTLEVLHIPGHTPGHVVFYNREAGVLIAGDVLFYGSIGRTDLPRGNHNDLISNIKTKLFKLPDNTKVYCGHGPETTIGFEKSTNPFLT; this comes from the coding sequence ATGATTAGAATAGAAAAGTTTGTAGTAAATCCATTGGGCGAGAATAGTTTGGTAATATCGGATGAAACGGGCGAGTGTATATTTATCGATCCCGGATTTTTTTACGATGAAGAGAAAGATGAAATACGGAGTTATATTGCTGATAATAAGCTAACTCCGGTTAAGATTACAAATACACACTGTCATTTCGATCACATTATGGGAGTGGAATTTATTCGTGATGAATATGGTATTCCTTTGCATGCCCATGCCGACGATGCATTTTGGATTGAAGCTGCACAAGAGCAGGCAAATCGTTTTGGATTTGAAGTTGAACCCGTTCGTCCAATCGATGCATTTTTAAGCGAAAATGACACAATAAAATTTGGGAATACAACCCTGGAAGTGTTGCACATTCCGGGACATACACCGGGGCATGTGGTTTTTTACAACCGGGAAGCCGGAGTACTAATTGCCGGCGATGTTCTTTTTTACGGTAGTATTGGACGAACAGATTTGCCACGCGGAAATCACAACGATTTAATTTCGAATATAAAAACAAAACTGTTTAAATTGCCTGATAATACGAAAGTTTACTGTGGTCATGGTCCGGAAACAACCATAGGATTCGAAAAAAGCACCAATCCTTTCCTAACCTGA